CgtttggattgtgcaatgcacctgGCACTTTCCAAAGATGTATGAtgagcattttttctgatttgatCGAGAAGAGCATCGAGATCTTTATGGACGATTTTACAGTTTATGGAGCATCGTTTGAGGGCTGCCTTGACAACTTGGAGAAGGTTTTGACACGTTGTGTAGAGAAGAATCTGATCTTGAATTTCgaaaagtgtcattttatggtcaaggagggcattgttttgggccaTGTTGTTTCAGAAAAGGGGattcaagtggacaaggcaaagGTGGATTTGATAGCGAAGCTGCCATACCCTACAAATGTGAAGGAGATTCGAGGTTTTCTTGGTCACGCTGGATTCTACAGGAGATTCATCAAGGATTTCGCAAAGATCGCGCAACCATTGACACATCTGCTGCAGAATGATGTTCCGTTTGCCCTAACAGACGACTGCAAGCAGGCGTTTGACTTGTTGAAAACCAAGTTGACCACGGCTCCGATTATGCAACCACCTGACTGGAACCTTCCTTTTGAGCTCATGTGCGACGCTAGTGACCATGCTGTGGGTGCGGTGCTTGGACAAAAGATGGAGAAAGAGAGCCACgtaatttattatgcttcaaAGACGTTGAATCCCGCCCAATGCAACTATGCAACAACAGAAAAGGAGATGTTGGCGATTATTTTTGCCTTTGAAAAATTCCGTTCATATCTTTTGGGGGCGAAAATAATTGTCTacacggaccatgccgcattgaAGTTTCTACTATCAAAGAAGGAGTCTAAACCACGTTTGATTAGATGGATTCTTTTGTTGCAGGAGTTTGATTGGGAGATTCGGGATAAGAAGGGAGCGGAGAATCATGTGGCTGACCATTTAAGTCGTTTAGTCCAgcaagaggaagatgagagCCCTATCAACGAAGCTTTCCCAGAAGAGCATCTTTATGCTATCCAGACCTATTCGGctgtctgtttgcccaaacagagcCCTCTGTCCGAGCCAGCAGCACATTCAGCCGTTGTCAAGGGTGATCCCGAACCTTGGTTTGCCGACATCGTCAATTACTTGACATCTGGAATATTTCCACCTCTGTTCACAAAGGCGCAGCGGATGAAACTAAGGAGTGAGTGTAAGTATTATTTCTGGGATGAGCCTTACTTGTGGAAGGTTGGAGCAGATCAAGTTATACGCCGATGCATTCCCGAGGCGGAACAACAGGAAATTCTCTTGCACTGCCATTCTCTCGCTTGTGGAGGACACTTTGGCCCCAAGAGGACAGCTCGGAAGGTGCTCGATTCAGGATTCTTCTGGCCCACATTGAATAGAAGTGCTTACTTGTTTTGCAAAAGCTGTGGGAGATGTCAACTGACCGGGAGTATTTCCAAACGAGATGAGATGCCTCAAGTTCCGCTGATTTTTTGTGAGGTATTCGATGTGTGGGGGATGGATTTTATGGGGCCGTTTCCGAGTTCATTCGGGAATCTCTACATATTGCTCGCCGTCGACTATGTCTCGAAATGGGTAGAAGCGAAAGCCACCAGAACGAATGACTCCAAAGTGGTCGCTGCGTTCTTGAAGTCTCATATTTTCACAAGGTATGGAGTGCCGCGAGCAGTGATAAGCGATCAAGGGACTCATTTTTGCAACCGCACGATTGAAGCTTTGATGCGGAAGTATGGAGTTCAACATAGATTGGCTACTCCCTACCATCCTCAAACAAACGGGCAAGCCGAAGTTTCTAATCGGGAGATAAAGCAAATCTTAGAGAAGACGGTGAATCCATCAAGGAAGGATTGGAGTTCAAGGCTAGACGATGCATTGTGGGCTTATCGAACGGCCTACAAAACTCCTATTGGCATGTCACCGTATCGCTTGATTTTTGGGAAGATGTGTCACCTACCTGTTGGATTGGAGCATAGAGCATATTGGGCAATCAAGAAGGTGAACATGCAATCGCCCAAGTGTGAGGAGGAGAGGAGATTTCAACTTCAAGAGTTGGAAGAGCTTCGTCTTGAAGCTTATGACGCAGCGGCGTGGTACAAGGATCGCACCAAGATGTGGCACGACAAGAATCTGCGAGGAAAGACATTTGAAGTCGGCCAAAGAGTGCTGTTGTTCCAATCAAAGCTGCGATTGATGCCCGGGAAATTGAAGACGAAGTGGATTGGCCCCTTCGTTATacagtctgtttgcccaaacggagcATTTGAGATTCGCAGTTTGGATACGGCGAAGACGTTTACCGTTAATGGACATCGATTGAAGCCGTATTATGATACATCACCCGTGGCAGACGTGGAAGAAATTTCACTCCTACCTCTGAAGGTTTCGTGAGCAAAGTTGGAAGTCGAGCCGACGACGTTAAAAgatggcgcttatcgggaggcaacccgacttTCTTTCCCTTTTAATTTTCCGTTTTGTTCTTTCCTTTCTTTAATTCtcgttttagtttagttttattTTCAGTTCTTAGTCTTCCTTAATTAGTTTTAAAGCTtcgttttatttcaattttcttttataaaaaaaaaaaaaaaaaaaaagaatgagagagGCTCGAATTTTTGAGGTTGAGTGGTAAAAATTTGGCTAAGTGTTGAAAGCTTTCTTCTATTTCAGCAGTTGGCGAGGATGGACGGGCACGTCGCAGCTTTGCAGGAGAGCATAGCCAATCTGAGCACTACCATCAGACAGGAGCTGCGGCGGCAGCGCACACGGTGATTCCCTTCCTTTTTCcttttcgttttgtttgttATTGTGTTAGTTTTTATGTTTTGAGTGTTGTTCTGTGTTTTTCGTTGCCCTTTACTTatgctttattttgttttgcttgagggcaagcaaaatttAAGTGTGAGGGGGCATTGTTGAGTCTTTGCTTGTCAAGTCAGTTTATGTTGAGTTTTGTAAGTTTTCTAGCCAAGACATTGAGAAGTTAGTTGTCAAGCATGCTGTCACGATTGATTGAGTGTGATAAAATTGAAGTTTGAAACTTGAAAATTGAGAATTTGTAATCAAAATAGTGTGTTGTTGTTAAAAGATATTGGGAATGACGAATTGAAGGGCAATAAGTGAACACAAACCACACATAAGTGAGAATTTGAGCTGAATAGAGTAGAACACTTTCTACTAAATTTTGTTTTGAGAGATCTTGATGCCCATGACGTTGTGATATTGTGTGTGTCATTTATGGCGAATGATAAGAGGCACTAGGGTAACCACTTGGCTTGCTCTTGATTTCCTACCCTACATTAACCCTAGTTAGCCACTTTTGAGCCTTGACCATTCTTGTTCATTCTAGTCACTATATAATTAGCCAAGGCCGTTTTTAACTTTCTCTTTGGCCCTATTATGCATGCTTGAACTTGAGTCACATCCTAGAAACGTTTAATGGAGTTGGCATAAAGATGtttgtttgcccaaacggatcCTGAACTGAATAGGATTCTGAACTATACGATGGATggtctgtttggccaaacaaaTGGGGTAGATAGGCAGATTGGTTGAAACTTTTGAAGAATCTTTGCATGATTGTAATGTTTTAAGGAAGTGGTGCACGAATACGCATTttcagcaaaaaaaaaaaaaaaaaaaaaaaaaaagaaggaaaaatcagaaaaagagaagagagtTGCACCAGTTGTGAATTAATACGCATGCAATGTGCTTTGAGATTGTTGCCTGCCAGATGTGGAGTTTGCCGTTGGATCTCATATGCTTAGAATTCTTGGTTGTGATTTGATTATGCTTTGAGATTGTTGCCTGCCAGATGTGGAGTTTGCCGTTGGATCTCATATGCTTAGAATTCTTGGTTGTGATTTGATTAGAGCATGCGTGATGTGATATAAATTgttgagcttaggacccctaggatcttgccaCATTTATGAAAAGTCCTTAAGCCCCATTATAACCAAATGAGAAAGACCTTTTTGAGCTATGTTGTGACCACTCAATATCATGACTGATTGGGAATGTTTTTTGTGTGTGAAGTACCTCATTTATGGAGTGAGTGAGCTATGAGAGTTACTATCACTGTTGCCCGATTTGGACTTGATTGATAATGACAACACATTGTGGAAATTCATGTTCTTAATTCAAGAGTTGAGAAGTGATTTTGAATTGCACGATACGGTCTGACAGTTTGTTGCGATTTCTATTGCTTTGATATTGCTTGGCTAGTGTGTTTAGTTGTTTGGTTTGTCGTGTTTTGTCTCGTTTCTTTTTACTTTCCCTTTCTTTGCGTGTGTCGTTGTGTCTGTTTTCCGTTCTTTCGTTTCTAGAGTCTTCGTGTCAAGGAAAGGAGTTGCTTCTAGGGGCTGAATTTcaccattaattcttctcttatttcatacttgaggacaagtatgatctaagtgtgaggggatttgatgtgtgtattttagctacctagtttagtgtgcgttttgccgtggtttcatgtgatattacatgttttgcAATGCTTTGGCGCAGGAATTCGAGGAATTGGAGATGGAGCTTGAAGATGGAAGGAATTAGAGAAAAGAAAGCTTTTGAGGAAAATTGGCGTGGAAATTGAAGATTTAGAGATTTGGGCTTTGGAAACATTTATCTTGtaatttaattaagtcaaatactcttttaattaAACTTTTGGGCTTTAGCTTTTTGGGAAGGGCCGAAACCCATAAGCATTAGGGTATTCGGCCACTTTGAGTTTGATTAGGAAGAGAATTCTTAATATATTAGAAGCAGCCGCATGCATGCGGGGGATATTAGTTAGGTTTTAATGCTTTGATACATTTTTTACATTCAGCCGCTAGTTTATTAGAGATAGTTttaggttttgttttttttatgattCCTACAGCCGCAACTTTTGATTAGTTTTAGAGTTTGACTTTTTTTCATTCCATGCAATTGAATTTCATGCAATTTCTCTTTACGTTTTAGTATTTTGATTCCATAAGTTTTCTTTAGCTTTAGTCTTGTTCCTTTAATTATTGCTTGCGGCTGGACTGGAATTGGATCGAAGGCAACGAGTTTTTGGGTTGATTCAAGGGTTATTTCAATTCGTGCAATTTCTTTTCTTAGCTTTATTcgcatattttattatattttatttttatttatttgattgtttttaatttaagcatgagtagctaatcttttaattcggcgataataatgaaactctaatttaattatctgtgagacctaattggtttaaaattgattcctattgattccgattaattcctaggttccaagataattctgattttatttaagtctggccaacttaggtttaattggattacagtcaattagttcctgccaatccgtaattgttggaattggactaattagtgatacaactaccgtgttcgtagggggaattaattggtatattaattattactagcgtatctagaataattggtataaattgggttccttcatcttaatgctattagaatattaaatctaggtctggcgtctccagctaggttatattttaataaggggaataagcaggtctggcgtctccagctgtttatcgacacagtaagtagggattggggtacgtccgttgcgtttcacggtatcctataactggttggttgatagggattgattaattattgcgtcgaggatcagagttgaattagagtggatttatttgagccgaattacctctttaattgatttacttcaagcttatttatttgatttaattctgcgtttttagttaattaattcctcttaaaattaaggcgtggtggcatcaccgattttctagatttagggaattgaatgattttatctgctctctgtgggatcgaccctgcttatcacgatactaatatattttgataattctgcaggaattattttggtgggatacgacgtccaccaataCCTGTAATATATAGCATTAACATGCATGCACCacataacaaattaaatattctTAAAGAGTTTTTCAAGTAGTCATTCATGGCTTTTAAGATTTTTCAGCTCATCTCCTTCATCTTCCTCATTTTCATACTACTTGCTCCTAGTGGCCATGCCAAGAGGAACACCCCAAGTGGCAAAAAATCCTCACCTTTTGATTTCATCAAGAAATTAAAAGGTTGTCACAAGGGCAACAATACTAAAGAGATCCATGAGCTCAAAGTCTACCTCGAGAAATTCGGTTATCTCAGATATTCAAACAAAACACAAGCCACTAATGATGATTTCGATGATGTCCTCGAATCATCCATCAAAACCTATCAAGAAAACTACCACATCAAACCCTCAGGGGTCATGGACGACGAGACGATATCAAGAATGACAACCCCACGATGCGGGGTGCCTGATATCGTCAACGGCACTAACTACATGCAACCTCGAAACAGAAACCACGAGTCTGGCTCGAGCGGCATCCACGCCGTGTCCCACTACAGTTTCTTTGAAGGAGAGCCTAAATGGCCGCCTTCCAAATCCCATTTGACCTACAGGTTCTTGCCCAATGTTCCCGCCTTCGCCATGGACCCCGTGGCACGTGCCTTTCAGAAGTGGCAATCTTCCACACACTTCACCTTCGCACGTGCCCAAACCAACCAAAATTCGGATTTGGTTATAGGGTTCTACCGCGGGGATCATGGTGATATAGACCCTTTTGATGCCCGCGATGGAACCCTAGCTCATGCATTTGCACCAACTAATGGAAGCTTCCATTACAACGCCGACATGAGGTGGTCAGTTGGGGCAGTTGCCGGTGCTATCGACTTGGAAACCGTCGCGCTTCACGAAATCGGGCACCTTTTAGGGCTGCATCATAGCTCAGTTGAGGCGGCAATCATGTATTCTGAACTCGGAGGCGGACAGATTAAAAATTTGCATGCAGATGATATTGAAGGAATAAAGTTTTTATACAATCGCTAAAATCTTAATTAGATCTAAAGGTGTGTGTTTATTTGCacgtgaaaatattttttcactATGTTGGGATTTTTGTAATAGTATCTAAGGTTCGTCGTTGGTTTTTATGTTTTGTCGTAA
The genomic region above belongs to Salvia miltiorrhiza cultivar Shanhuang (shh) chromosome 5, IMPLAD_Smil_shh, whole genome shotgun sequence and contains:
- the LOC131026537 gene encoding metalloendoproteinase 3-MMP-like, giving the protein MAFKIFQLISFIFLIFILLAPSGHAKRNTPSGKKSSPFDFIKKLKGCHKGNNTKEIHELKVYLEKFGYLRYSNKTQATNDDFDDVLESSIKTYQENYHIKPSGVMDDETISRMTTPRCGVPDIVNGTNYMQPRNRNHESGSSGIHAVSHYSFFEGEPKWPPSKSHLTYRFLPNVPAFAMDPVARAFQKWQSSTHFTFARAQTNQNSDLVIGFYRGDHGDIDPFDARDGTLAHAFAPTNGSFHYNADMRWSVGAVAGAIDLETVALHEIGHLLGLHHSSVEAAIMYSELGGGQIKNLHADDIEGIKFLYNR